In Tenrec ecaudatus isolate mTenEca1 chromosome 9, mTenEca1.hap1, whole genome shotgun sequence, the DNA window TTTATGTTGTACTGCGCAGCTTAGCTCATGTGCCTTCCTGTAACACTTGAATTTTCTCAAAATGATTTTCCTTATTGCTGGTGAGTTACTAGGGCAATTTTTATTTATGGGAAGGACAACAAATtggacttttttaaaaataaaaggaaatatccATTTATTTTCTGTAATAGCAATGGTCCATGGTGTTCTAGGTTGGCCTAAGAATATCCATTCTTTCGAGATTCCACTTTGGTACAGATGACTACGATGACACAATTTCTTCTACTATCTACAGAACAGCTAGCTACATAATAAACACTTTGATATTTGTTGAACAAATGAATAACTATGAACATTTATGTAACTTTCAACATGGCTCCCAGGATTTCATGTCTCTGCATTTTATGATACATGAAATTCCTTCCTTTCAGAAACCAACAAATTTAATTTTACAAATAAACCTGTATTTTATAAGTGCCTCAAATGACATGTCTTTGTGATGTATCCTTTGTGAACTCTCTAAGTTCTTAAGACCTTTCGAGCGTACATAGAAAGGAATGCTTTGCTTTCTGTGGAAGTCCAGGTTCCATTTCACGCCCAACCACCTGACATATCTTCTTTCCTCATCTGTGGAAATCATGATCTCGCAGGCCCATCCATTTCATGAACACTTCTCTCACTGACTGGTCACTGCCCAGGTCTCCCATATTGTCACTCACTTCCTCTTGGTTTCATGACCTTattatgagggtaagtaaaaaagtactgCAAATAAATCATAGAAAATACtgaacaaaaacataaaaatatgaggctattgtttctcaacacacCATCCATCTAGGTTTAAGGCGGTTTTCCCATCTCTCTAAccttccctgaagaatcctgTGCTCTTCGATTTACACCACATCGAATGGCTGTTGGGCTTCCTCAATAGGCTCAAactgtgttcctttgaaatgttccttGAGTCGGGagcaaaaagaaaactgaaaaggcaaGATCAGGGTGGTAAAGTGGATAGGGTAAGgtctcccaatgaaattctcttaAGACAGTCCTTGTGAGCAGAtacattgttgtgatggaaaaGAATTCATTGTACAACTTTTTTGGCCGTTTTCTCACCAATGTCGtttccctttctggaaaatgtcttCATTAGAAGCCCCTATGATCATTCTGTGTCCGTTGAGGAAATCTATCACGGTGACTTCTATGGAATTCCTACAAAATAACTGCCATAACCTTCCATGCTGACCTCTTTGCCTTGCAAAATTTAACTGACCCAGTAAAGCCCCCCAGAAGTTTCTGTTTTGATGGAACCTATTTTGGGGAAGACTTCCTAACAAGACTCCTCACTGGCTGCTACCAAGTGGGTtccaacgcacagtgaccctacagacagcgtggaactgtccctgtgggttctgagactaaatctttttttttggagACTTGAATCtttacagcttcatctttctcccgaggagttgtttcaagctgctgacctcgcagttagcagcccaacactttgcCAGCAGGGCTTCTGAACGAGACGAAGACAAATAAATGTGTTACTGAGAGGCTGCTCGCAGACATTTGCGTACAGGCATTTCGTTGGGAATAGACTAGTGCATGTAGGACCTGGGACCCTAgaagcaatgctttttgacttaccctcgaaTTCAAGAAGGCGGTGTGTTTAATAAAGGCTAAATTACATGCTTCTTTTGTATCCCCCCACAACCCAAAGCAGATgcttcaaaagaaatgaaaatataaaactaaaaaataaCTCCGACTCTGCATGCCATGTTTGGGAGACTATGTCAAACTTAGCTTACAGAAAAAGGGCTTCTCCCATCACCACAACCTCCCCAGGAAGCAATGGATGCCAAATTTTGAGTAACCAACAACAGCAAGTGCACTACATGGCAGTAACGCTATTTGTCTTAAAGGCCTTGGCCAGAGCTGTCAGGGCATCGTCGTGCAAGAAGGACGACAGTGTGCCTGCTGAGCCTCACAGCTGAAAACCAGTGACTAACGCAGGAAGAGAGAGAATTTGGGGCACAGCTCCATGATGTGCTCTAAATATTAACTTAGTGTAGCAGCAGCATTTTCTCCCAAAGAAAAATACTTCAAAAATAGACACAGAGACTTTGGGTACTGACTTCAAGCTATCACACACTCAAGTTCTAATACAACTGATATGCGAACAGTTGTGAGACCGTGTCAGGCATACTGAATAACTAAGTACACAGTGGGTAGAGTCAGGTAATGCTATCAGAGAGGAAATGAACACAAGTAGACACCGAGTGAAAGGCTAACAGAAGAGAGTGCTGTTTCCCGCTTGTTTTGAGGAAGAGAACATGGTCATACAGTCATCGGTACACCTGCTCCCACACACCTGAAGTCAGCTGTCGCTGCAAAGGACTCCATCTCTGTGATAGAGAAGACACAGAGGAAGCCCTCTCCACTTCGGAAGTAGTTGTCTCTAATGGCAGCATAGTCCTCTTGCCCCGCAGTGTCTAAGATATCGATCTGGACTTCCTCCCCATCCAGGACTACCTTCTTCCGGTAACTGTCTGCCTTGGTAGGTTCATAGTCCTCCACAAACTAGGAAAGAAGATGCAAAACACACCATGGTTTTAATTATTATGTTTACTTTCTAAAACTTTTAATTTCGAAATAACTAGAATTCACATGGCATTGTCAAAATAGTGGTGGGAAGTCCTCTGCGCTCTTTACCAATCCCCCAAGCTCACTGCTGTCTAACCGATTCTGGCTCCCGGCCATCCTACAGGACGGAGCAGACCTGCTCCGTACAGTCTCTGAGGCTATAAGTTTACAAGgatgcagacagtctcatctgtctcccacacaacgcagctggtaggtttgaaccgttGATTTTTGGTTATCAGCTGAGCACATAACACTTACCTTCTTCTCGGTTtccataaataataataattaaaaagttgcattgttatttttaatttagaCAATTTGGCATCTTCATCAGCTGCTAAAAGAGAGAGATGAACTATTACCTCCAGTCTGTTttacagaaagagctttattatcTGATATTTTCTTGTGTATCTGTTTAAGGTCTATATCCTCTACAAGAACAGAAGCCACAGGAGCAGGAACCTTCACAATGAAGAATTCGGTGCCTCCAATGCCTGGAACCGTGTAGGTAGGTACTCAGTAAATAATTATTGAAAACTAGACACAGTGCATTTGCAACTGAAAAAGTTATCCAtctaaacaatcccgaggagaaaacaacaggatcgatggttcggttgggggggggggcatgggagaggaggtggggaaaaaggaggggggaaccaataaacccaggggcaagagaacaataagtgatctaaaagcgatggtgaggacggcacaggatgcctggtggggtttgatcaagtgcaatgtagccaagaggaagtacaggGAGCCTAATGAAGGTCAGATATGATagtggggacaggaggaaagtaaaaggaaatagaggaaagaactaggaggcaaaagagatttatagaggtataaacatagacatgtatacatgtaaatacattaatatacatccatagggatataggtctatgtacatatatttataggttaagtattaaggtagcagacggacattgggcctctactcaagtcctccctcaaggcaagaacacttttttctaataacctgccattctgtaatgctcaccttcccaatatgatcactgaagccataatgggtacataagctaatgtggtgaagaaggctgacgtTGCCTGCCTATTataagatatagcgtcttgggtcttaaaggcttgaaattaaacatgcagccatccaACACGGAAAGAACAAAGCCGACAGGGAAGAAGCATCATGAGGTGttaacgggatcaggtatcagaagacccaaaacaaacaaccattttgatgtgaacgaggggggtccaaatggagacccaaagccatctgtagatagttgaacatcccctcacagaagggtcacaaggaaggaatgagccagccagggtacaatatagcaccaacaaaacacacaaaattcctctagttctttaatgctgcccttccctcccccactatcatgaccccagttctaccttacaaatccagctagaccagaggatgtacactggtacagatgatacacggaatccagggcagataatcccctcaggaccaacaatgagagtaataataccatgagggtagggggaaggtggggagaaaagggggaaccgattataggaatgagggtgaagggagacagtggacggtgcaaatatgaaaataaaaataacaaattatatcaagtattcatgagggtgggagggtaggggaaggagggaaaaaaggagccgattatcaagagctcaagtagaaagaaaatgttttagaaatgatgttggcaacatacaTATAAATGTAATTGATACAAatgctgtatggattgttataagagttgtaagagtccccaataaatttatttatttaaaaagttaTCTATCACTCTATTTACATGCAAATATTGTACTTAACCATTCAACCAATGCCAGGCATCTGACTATGTTCATTTTTGGCCTCCTTACTGTcaaggaaggagccctgctgccTTAGTAGATTAAGAGTTGAGTGTTAACCACAAAGTGATCAATTCAAACCACAGCTGACCcacaggggaaggatgaggctttctacacacaGTAAGATTTgtaagctcagaaacccacagggacaattctattctgtcctaaggGGCATttttgagtcagcagtgacttgatggcagtaagtttcctTGGCATTGGCAAGGAGAAAGGGACTGATTTCAGGATCAGCTTGAGAGAAGATGGCTATTAagtaagtagcaaagaaaatgaatgaacaaataagTTAGTAATCTCATTTAATGTACCATTTAAACGCCCCTCTCTCCTGTGGCATCTTATTATAGGAACCAACAAGGGTTATGTCTGTAAAGAAAGAATACATTGCATTCGTTATATAGTATATAGagcaagattttaaaaatcattttattggggactcatacaactcttatcacagtccatacttgtgtcaagcacatttgtacattcattgccttcattctcaaaatatttgctctctacttaaacccttggtatcagctccttgttttatcCCTCCCTgttcacccttcctccctcatgaacccttgataacttataattattatattgtcatgtcatacactgtccgatgtcttcccttcacccatttttctgttgtctgtctcccagagaggttatatgtagatccttaaaatcagttccccctttctaccccaccctccctccatccttctggcatcgccactctcaccactggtcctgaagggatcatccgtcctggatttcttgtgtttctggttcctatctgcaccactgtacatcctctggtctagccagatttgtaaggtagagttgggatcatgatagtggggaggaggaggggaagggaaggagagtcTGGGCAAGATTTTTAACTCTGGCACAATAAAATCTCACACAGACATATTCATAGTAATCTGTAATCTGCAGTAACTGTAAATTGTAGGGGCATATTTATTTAACCTGTTTAGTGGTGAGTGAGTGCCAAGCAAAATACAAGACAAATAACCAACCTTCTCATTGAAGTTCCTAAAGGGCGCTTTGTATATAAAAGGGTTTCAAAAAAGTTTATGgggaaaaacagaattaaaagataatgaaaaatttccaatGTTTTTAAAGCTCCCTCTTATGTTAACCTCAAGTATCAAGTACTATATAGTACCAGTTCTATTAATTCAGGGGGGAAATCTCCATTAAAATACgaaatataccgtatatacttgagtataagctgacccaagtatcagccaaggcacctaattttaccacaaaactgcataaaaaaatgtgctgaaaaacttggtctACACATGGTAAGTCAAAGTTAGTTAGCTTGCTCAAAATACAGATACTCTGTTCATTATTtttgctctctcttttttaaagcaTGAAATCTTAAGTATTTCAAGTATTTCACTTATAAAATCAAGTTAAGTATAGCTGTTGGCTCTGAattttaaaatgaacaaaaatgtttATTTAAGGATTCCAGAAATCATTCCAATACTTAACACCAGGCCTAGCGTAGTGATCGTCTCCGAAGATCCAAACATCAATGGTCGTTGTAAAACAAGCACTCACCTCATCGTACATGAACTGCAGCGTTAGGGCGGACTTCCCCACACCACCACTGCCCACCATGATGACTTTGTGTAAGGCCAAAGAGTTCTGACCTTTGGGCTTATTGGCAGCCATCTTTTTGTTGCAGAGTTTTCAccaaaggatgaagaagaatctACGAACAAGGAAAGAACAAGTACTCCTTAGTGCAATCTTCTCCAGAATCCCAGAGTTGGAGAGTGACAAGATGTCCTCAGGGTTGAAGAAAGTACCTTTTACTCTGCAGTGATTGTAAACAGACAGCAAAGGAAGGCCACTCAAGAAGAAACCATTTACCAGAGAACATGAAGCAACAGCACGTCTTAGAGTAGTTGGGTTTTGGTGATGAGCTGTATCTCAAAGTGAGACTACGTCCAGTGCAGCCACATGCTGACAGGAATGCGTTGGAATATGACCGCAGAGATtttgaaaacaaaccaacagatcACTTTGTCTGTGAACTTTCTATTACAGTTTAGGTGAAAGTTTCacagcaaattagttttccattcaacgttGGAGTAATACACACTTTGTTGTGCAACACTGGTTGCGAGCCCCACCATGAAGCCAGCAGCTTCCGTCCCACTTCCTGCCCATGTTGTCCATTCCCATTCTTTCTTGCCCCTTCCCATTTTGTGTTCATATTAACTTTTAGGCATTAATGAGATCATTCTCCTAATTTCAGTAGGGAAAAAATGACATCACCCTTATTAGGCCCCATCTATGCCTAAGATTTGTAATTAAGTAATACCTATACCTTAATCCTACAATCCTATCAAATATATTCCCCcagctatgaaagtttgtaagccagccacttcatgcctttatcctccccattttgaGTACCCAATTTCTACACTGCCCacgcttacatcaacccagtgctctgaggagataaGCAGAATCTTTTATGTAATGACTCTTCATTCCTGTTGGAACCCTgcaaagtctgcatccataagcaaagtcaaatcaggacaggccatccattaaGTCAGCACAAAATgctccagttcacaggctcagaatctcatcatcatctggtcgggttcttgtCATTTCAATGagagctgcctcacttagcctcaccaggtcgcccaatggtcaccttgcctttagaccatggcctcATTACAAATTCTCAAaaagcctagcccccttgtgctaggtcaggaACTTTAGACCAATCAACCattctcttctcctctagttaCTGTAAatcaggtccatgggtgtcagtggccagactcaacctgtatctctgttgctgcttttctcccacttccattccATCTAGGTAATCACCTACCAAGAATTTCAGGCTGCCActggctccctttaatgttcagtcttaaagagttttcttcatggttccatattttttccagcttctatcCCTGAGGGaggtctcttggaatgcaaatatcctgagtacttcaaagcactgggtggggcttatcttttcagagccttctttgtaggTTTGTCCTAAACCCTTTAAAGATTAAAACTTTAagggctcaaggcaagtggactTATAAGCTCTCTACTTTTATACTTCTCAATAATCATTTATATCAAcaaaataagcagaagaaatcagtataaacaaagtagaatcagatactaataaAAATTCTCAAACcagtcaaattcaatccttattaagtttatcttaatccttatctaaactattcttttgatataaaatatgggattaggtctctgagaggatcaagccagagccaggctttctgtcagccattctgacctcctgtcagccattttctctcagcagctctgagaaattcaGGGGGCGATTTTGCCACCCAAGCTCTAGATTCACATTTATCAcaatcattttcaccatttctgaCAGATTAACCAAAGATAaagtgaccagacgtcccacttttggtgggacagtcccgatttttaacaatttttcctgcgtcctgcggcgtttttaaaaagtcccgatttttggaaagaatgcacgacaagctagggtacacggtttttggctgccatgtggctattttttatcagtggtgtcctgctggtgtcccactttaccaatgttaaaatctggtcaccttaaaaaGACAATTTCTAGGAATCAAAACGTTGAATTCCCACATTCTTTTCTGAAAATAGTTGAGTAaactgtggctttatctgacctctttctagccagagaaaaactaccatgaagcAGAGGTTGAACAAACATTCACCCTccgtctttatgatttgtttctttagtttccTACTCCGAAGGTACTATAATGTGCTAGTCTGTGTTCACtggtgaaacaaattcatagacactcacatgtgtataagaaagagctttatgtacaagagcaactgtaattgagaaaacattccagtccagatcaagtccataagtccaatattagcctatatgtcctataccaatatataaattcctcttcagactcatgaaacacatgcaatgatgctgattgcaggaagttcacaaaccagtgggtgggtgggggggagtctTATGGATCCGGTGGTGGTAgaggcatttcagcgctggcagggtctccatgtggcctctccagctcagggctctagtGCAGCACACCATGTGttctgtcagctgcaatgtctcccagggactgagcctgcgtcctgcctccagcaagctatttatctccttagcacctctaaatgaggtcatcaagctgtgaccggattgacaaattaaactctaccccttcactcgtaagcctcatattgacaacagattatgtaattaccacactagACATcaattaaaggaaaaaaacaacaacccaactcTTGAAAATACACaaacagctctctctctcactcactgactcactctctcactaactcactgtctcacacactcactctctcactcactcactctaactcactctcTCTGACTCAGTAACTCACTCTCActgtctcactaactcactcactctctcactcactcactctctcactcactcactctaactcactctcactgtctcactcactcactcactcactcactcactcactcactcactcactcactctcacccactcgctcactcactgtctcactcactcactcacactctcactttctcactctcactcactctctcactcagtctcactcactcactcactctcacccactctctcacttactaagtcactcactcactaatgcactctctcactgactcactaactcactctcttactcactctcactgactcactctctcactgactcactctctcactcactctcattcactctctcacttactcactaaatctcactctctcactcactctctcactaactcactcattctccccccacacacactcactctcacttactcactgactcactctctcactgattcactaacaacaaaaaaaaagaaaatacacaaaCATTGAAATAAAATAACCCACTATTATACTATCAGTGGgtcaaggaaaacaaaaccacaagATTCTTAAAGtcaaatgaaaatcaaagtgTAACACATACTAAAACTTATGGGTGGCAAAGGCAGTAGAGGGTGTCCCTAGTTTGCTATTATAATTCCTAAATCTGTCTAAACAAGCTGAGTTTATATGTAAGTTACAACAGGTATGTTTCTTATCTAATATCAGTTTTGTTTATCTTACTATATAATATAGTTTTTTcctcaatagttttattggcatgtaattcatgtatcatacaattcaatagttcaatcattatcacaaagagctgtacaatcatcacaacaatcagtttttcattttttttcattcttgtactcatcaatattagctctccatttcccccaacctctctgccacacccccaaggaaccattaatccagttactatctctatagatttacctatcctggatttcacatgccaaaccaaactcactgccaagaagTTGATGTCGATTCATCTACAGAAaagcatgaaaaacaaaacaaaaaactcacaataacaaagtaaaactgataaaaaccttaatcaaaaagaaagtagcaaatatttaaaacctgaatttaaatggatcataagggagatcaaatgattaggtgataaattttaaactaactgcatctgcaaaaatctactttccaatgcattctgcatgaatcATTAAACAAACACTTTCAGATACACTATTTAAAATAGTATACACTATTTAAAAtagtagccctggtggtatagtggttacaagttgggctgctaactgcttggTCTGCAGCTCAAACCACTAGAAGTCAGGGCTCTCTACTAGTAAACAGTCAAAGTCTCGGAAACTCCAGGCCCTATCCTACCCGTcctttagggtctctatgagtcagcattgtctAGATGGCTCTAAGTTTGGTTTAGCTTTTTGGAGTGTAACAGTACTGTTGTGATGCACATTGAGGAGGAGACGTGTGAGCCAGATAAGCACTGCAAGTTGGAGCAGGGTGGGCAGGGAAGGGCAGTGTGGCTGGTAAGGGAGCCATGAACACTGTGGCGTCAAGGGCCAGTTCAGTTCCAAGCAGTAGTTGTAAGGGAGCAGTAGTGAGGCCAGGGTGAGGGCAGCCTTTGCACTTTGCTGGGTGTGGCTGGCCAATGAACAGGGGGAACAATGGCGGCAGCAGCCACCCCAAGgaaagatgggggagggagggaaggcagaATGAAGAGAAGGGAGGGGCTGGGAAGTACTTGCCTAATGAATGACTGGGGCTATGATTAACCAGGCAGCAACAATACATCATTTACATTTTGCATAGACCCAGTGAGCCAGGATGGAAGGGAAGACTTCATGGGGATTGGCTTGTAACTACAGGCAAGTTGTGTGTAACCCAGACATTCATAAtgcaaagactaagggctattgatagcaataaatgcctatataaaaaaagaagaaagatcttAATTTAACAGCCTATCTTGACAATCCCAAGAACTACAAAGAGAAAGAATTCAAGCAATGTCTAAATCTACCAGGAGAAAAGAAATAGCAAGTACCTgaacagaaataaaattaaaaacagaaaaacgaTAGCATCAATAAAACCAGAATTTGAAAAGATCAATAACATTGACAAACCTTTAGATATACTCACAGAGTGAAATGATGCAGAAGGTCTAGCCagagatgttaaaaaaaaaaagcattcagaTCAGAAAAGAAGCAAAATTATCTTAACTGGTAGATGGTATAGTTCTATCTATAGAAAATCTTAAGAGTTCCAAGAAAATCTTAAATAATAACAGAAAAATCTAGCAAAGCTGCAGCGTACAGggtcaacaaacaaaaatcatttggaTTTCTAACCACCAGCTAAGAGAAATCTGAAAGGGAAATTAGGGAAACAATTACATTTACAGTAACATCTAAGTATATAAAACTGGAATAAAACTGGAATAAAACTAACCAGGGATGTGAAAGACTTATACAATGGAAACTACCAAACACTGATAAAAGATGTAAATAAACCGAAAGATATTGCATATTCATGGATTGAAAaacttaatattgttaagatgtcAGTACTATGCAAAGTAATCTAGATGTGATGCAGTCCCAATCAAAATAAGAACAGAATCAGAAATACCAACCCTCAATTTTctcaaaatggaatggaaagaggcCCTGTATAGTTAAAGCAATGTTGCAATAGAAGAGCAAATGAAGAAAATTCACATTAGTTGAAACATATGATACAGTTATAGCAATCAAAACACTCTAGTATCAgtaaaacaacacacacaaagaTTAATGGAATCTAACTTAAAGTCCAGTAATAGACCTACACATCTATGGTCAATTGATTTTTaggctctttaacaaatggtgctgggaattggacttccacatgcagaaaaatgaaacaggatccatgtTTCCTACGacagagagaaacaaattccaagAGCAAGAAGGGGCAATATTATCAGGCCTAGTTTTCAACATGGATTACCtaatataacaataacaacagtaataat includes these proteins:
- the RALA gene encoding ras-related protein Ral-A translates to MAANKPKGQNSLALHKVIMVGSGGVGKSALTLQFMYDEFVEDYEPTKADSYRKKVVLDGEEVQIDILDTAGQEDYAAIRDNYFRSGEGFLCVFSITEMESFAATADFREQILRVKEDENVPFLLVGNKSDLEDKRQVSVEEAKARADQWNVNYVETSAKTRANVDKVFFDLMREIRARKMEDSKENGKKKRKSLAKRIRERCCIL